The Methanomethylovorans hollandica DSM 15978 genome includes a region encoding these proteins:
- a CDS encoding acetate uptake transporter, whose amino-acid sequence MEGEVTIKDTTAGSPAAVGFYGLGFAATFAGLLNMGILPDALMVIAMAIMLGGIAEVIAGLQLWKKGDTFGATAFTIFGLWWLGFSYINLAPLGIFNATWDAASATSMGFFTLVWGIIATLLTLGTLKIGLKMLTVVFIVLDLTFFSLAAVFFGMLPLGVAGAITLITGLAALYLATALVLNAVGMKMPM is encoded by the coding sequence ATGGAAGGAGAAGTTACAATTAAAGATACTACAGCTGGAAGTCCGGCTGCAGTAGGTTTCTACGGTCTTGGGTTTGCAGCTACATTCGCAGGACTTTTAAACATGGGGATACTCCCAGACGCACTTATGGTAATTGCAATGGCAATTATGCTTGGTGGCATTGCAGAAGTGATCGCTGGTCTGCAGTTATGGAAGAAAGGTGACACATTCGGTGCAACCGCATTCACCATATTCGGTCTTTGGTGGCTCGGCTTTTCATACATAAACCTCGCTCCACTAGGAATTTTCAATGCAACATGGGACGCAGCAAGTGCTACATCTATGGGATTTTTCACACTTGTATGGGGTATCATAGCAACTTTGCTCACACTTGGTACATTAAAGATTGGTTTAAAGATGCTAACTGTGGTCTTTATAGTGCTAGACCTAACTTTCTTCAGTCTTGCAGCGGTATTCTTTGGAATGCTGCCACTGGGAGTCGCAGGAGCAATAACCCTTATCACAGGTCTTGCAGCACTTTACCTTGCCACTGCACTGGTCTTGAATGCAGTTGGGATGAAAATGCCAATGTAA
- the rnfC gene encoding Rnf electron transport complex subunit RnfC: MESKRLSKLPEKVIIPLKQHKGMPCIPMVKKGDSVVIGQKIGDCKDNNDSSVHSSVCGEVLSIEMAPNPDGNKALSVIIKTIESDETVEFSPTKNPSQNDLIELIKNSGIVEHYGLPTQSVLNPDGKKINTVLINSTSSEWIGGKFSTPEEYGTQMLEALKLLMKAAGAAKGAIVLRSDDAESIAAFSGIRFEGKQLEVAPLIGSRKIGYYFKDQGSDIVVVSQKRIYGKRILNFFTYNVTGKKVPVGCTPADVGVAICGVKSAKALYDAVYQGKPYYETVISLGGLAHCPPQVLVRIGTPFKDVIEACGGYPSESGKLIANGMRTGVAQYTDEVPVTKTTTRISFLKPEDILRDEAIACTHCAACVDVCPVELIPSKLAVLADQGRFDECRKIHIENCIECGKCAVVCPSKIHILQLIRFAKDAIEMAYEDIPAKESSNLQLNCTCGGE, encoded by the coding sequence ATGGAAAGTAAACGTTTAAGTAAATTACCTGAGAAGGTAATAATTCCCCTTAAACAGCATAAAGGAATGCCTTGTATTCCTATGGTCAAAAAGGGTGATTCGGTGGTCATCGGTCAAAAGATCGGTGACTGCAAAGATAATAACGATTCATCTGTCCATTCAAGTGTCTGTGGTGAGGTTCTCTCTATTGAGATGGCTCCAAATCCGGATGGAAATAAGGCACTGAGCGTTATCATCAAGACCATTGAAAGCGATGAAACAGTGGAATTCTCTCCGACTAAGAATCCTTCTCAAAATGATCTGATCGAACTGATAAAGAACTCAGGTATAGTGGAGCATTATGGTCTACCTACACAAAGCGTGCTCAATCCCGATGGTAAGAAGATAAACACAGTACTTATCAATTCCACATCTTCTGAATGGATCGGGGGTAAGTTCAGCACTCCAGAAGAATATGGTACTCAGATGCTGGAAGCTCTCAAACTTCTCATGAAAGCCGCAGGAGCTGCAAAAGGAGCTATTGTGCTACGTAGTGATGATGCAGAGTCCATAGCAGCTTTTAGCGGTATAAGATTTGAAGGGAAACAACTGGAAGTTGCCCCTCTTATAGGCAGTCGCAAGATCGGCTATTATTTCAAGGACCAGGGATCTGATATTGTAGTGGTTTCTCAGAAGCGTATATACGGTAAGCGTATTCTCAATTTCTTCACTTACAATGTAACAGGCAAAAAGGTGCCAGTTGGCTGCACTCCTGCAGATGTGGGTGTGGCTATATGCGGTGTCAAATCGGCTAAAGCTCTATATGATGCTGTATATCAGGGCAAACCTTACTATGAAACGGTTATATCCCTAGGAGGTCTTGCACATTGTCCTCCTCAAGTGCTGGTCAGAATAGGCACACCTTTCAAGGATGTGATAGAGGCATGTGGAGGTTATCCCAGTGAATCAGGTAAACTTATCGCTAACGGCATGAGGACCGGGGTTGCCCAGTACACTGATGAAGTCCCGGTAACGAAAACAACCACTCGCATCTCTTTCCTGAAACCGGAAGACATATTAAGGGATGAAGCCATCGCGTGTACTCATTGTGCAGCATGTGTGGACGTATGCCCTGTGGAATTGATTCCCAGCAAACTCGCAGTTCTGGCAGACCAGGGAAGGTTCGATGAATGTCGGAAGATCCATATAGAAAATTGTATAGAATGTGGAAAATGTGCAGTGGTCTGTCCTTCCAAGATACACATTCTCCAGTTGATACGGTTTGCTAAAGATGCTATTGAGATGGCTTATGAAGACATACCTGCGAAAGAGTCTTCGAATCTTCAGCTTAACTGCACCTGCGGAGGTGAATAA
- a CDS encoding DNA integrity scanning protein DisA nucleotide-binding domain protein: MEQKGIIADYYSSKLEGTGESENCMQKNNVFIETAVKLAEGLGSSAIILAGDFCFVDVITDIPIYHAFSDQKELIDHLIFSTGEKGVSTFTNKMIDKSYHKLEELENISSIEHVLGNISGGTVVGIVGSIDSCAIVVHDLNESDMVKRIRECGERVSPEVVRAVLNICFDIATKGREGKKMGTTLIVGDVDEVMHRSHPLIINPYQGQTPEDSNILEEHNWESVKELAQLDGVFVISEEGKIHAAGRYLDVDARNINIDKGLGGRHVSAAAITRDTVAVAFIVSESGGVVRIYKDGKELLCIDKPQRCIPA; encoded by the coding sequence ATGGAACAAAAAGGAATCATCGCTGATTATTATAGCAGTAAACTGGAGGGCACAGGTGAAAGTGAGAATTGCATGCAAAAAAATAATGTTTTCATCGAAACGGCTGTGAAGCTTGCCGAAGGACTTGGCTCTTCCGCTATAATCCTGGCTGGTGACTTTTGTTTTGTAGATGTCATTACGGATATTCCCATATATCATGCTTTCAGTGATCAGAAGGAGCTCATAGATCATCTCATATTCTCTACCGGGGAAAAGGGAGTAAGCACATTCACCAACAAGATGATCGACAAATCTTATCATAAATTGGAAGAGCTGGAAAACATATCTTCTATAGAACATGTTCTGGGGAATATTTCGGGAGGAACGGTTGTCGGGATCGTGGGCAGCATAGATTCTTGTGCCATAGTTGTCCACGATCTTAATGAGAGCGACATGGTAAAAAGAATAAGAGAGTGTGGAGAACGCGTATCTCCTGAAGTTGTACGTGCTGTTTTGAACATTTGTTTTGATATTGCCACAAAAGGACGTGAAGGCAAAAAAATGGGTACAACATTAATTGTAGGTGATGTGGATGAAGTCATGCATAGGTCACATCCTCTGATCATTAACCCATACCAGGGACAAACACCTGAGGACAGCAATATCCTTGAAGAGCACAACTGGGAATCAGTTAAGGAACTTGCACAGCTGGACGGAGTATTTGTGATCTCAGAAGAGGGAAAGATACATGCGGCAGGCAGGTATCTCGATGTGGATGCCAGAAACATCAATATTGATAAGGGCCTTGGAGGAAGACATGTATCCGCTGCAGCTATCACAAGAGATACTGTCGCCGTGGCTTTCATTGTATCAGAATCTGGTGGTGTAGTGAGGATCTACAAAGATGGAAAAGAATTGCTCTGCATCGATAAACCGCAAAGGTGTATCCCAGCATAA
- a CDS encoding FAD:protein FMN transferase, giving the protein MDTIVTIKVVDTDSTHARMAIDNAFEKVHYVDSSMDYFDNTSELSRLNTDAQLFDASNNLTYVVNKSIYYQHITHGAFDITILPLLDLWKSKFVPGGTHQPPAENEISETLRLVNASNITIKGNDIFLEEGMKITLGGIAKGYALDLAIDSLRKDGISSGFVDAGGNGYYIGHRPDGTSWRVGLQNPNMSEQVITVVGVTDMAIATSGNYERYFSEEAKVSHIADPRTGYPSQNLISATVIAPTGIDSDALSTSVFVLGEQDGLKMIEELDGIECLLITNDKRIVKSSGFEKYEVASA; this is encoded by the coding sequence ATGGATACTATAGTAACGATCAAAGTGGTTGACACTGACAGCACTCATGCCAGAATGGCTATAGATAATGCTTTTGAGAAAGTACACTATGTTGACTCCAGCATGGACTATTTCGACAACACCAGTGAACTTAGCAGACTTAACACTGATGCACAACTTTTCGATGCTAGTAACAATCTTACATACGTAGTCAATAAATCTATATATTATCAGCATATTACCCACGGGGCTTTCGACATTACAATATTACCTCTGCTGGATCTATGGAAGAGCAAGTTCGTACCCGGAGGCACACATCAGCCACCTGCTGAAAATGAGATCAGTGAAACACTAAGGCTTGTGAATGCCAGCAACATAACAATCAAAGGAAATGATATATTCCTTGAGGAAGGGATGAAGATCACACTCGGCGGGATCGCAAAAGGATATGCTCTTGACCTTGCCATAGATTCACTTCGCAAGGATGGAATTAGCTCCGGTTTTGTTGATGCAGGAGGGAATGGATATTATATTGGCCATAGACCCGATGGGACATCCTGGAGAGTGGGATTGCAGAATCCGAATATGAGCGAACAGGTGATAACTGTGGTCGGAGTCACAGATATGGCTATAGCCACCAGTGGCAATTATGAAAGGTATTTCAGCGAAGAAGCAAAGGTCTCGCATATTGCCGACCCTCGAACAGGATATCCTTCCCAGAACCTGATCAGTGCTACGGTTATTGCTCCTACTGGCATAGACTCGGATGCACTGTCAACTTCCGTATTCGTATTAGGAGAGCAGGATGGCCTTAAGATGATAGAGGAACTTGATGGCATAGAATGTCTTCTGATAACGAACGACAAAAGAATAGTAAAGTCTAGCGGCTTTGAAAAATATGAGGTCGCTTCAGCCTGA
- the thpR gene encoding RNA 2',3'-cyclic phosphodiesterase codes for MFRIFVAVDLPKEFHGKISAIQSRLIGPGLRPVDPSIVHITLKFLGDVDEAQLPEIITALNRLDCPSFNSKISGVGAFPGMKNPRIVWLGAAGDYSCLHGQLEALLSEIGFKKEPRKFIPHATLARVTYLPVPRKKELISVIDPLRDFDVGLMRVHTVKLKKSTLTPQGPIYETLHEIDLS; via the coding sequence GTGTTCAGGATATTCGTAGCTGTGGACCTTCCAAAAGAATTCCATGGAAAGATCTCTGCGATACAGTCAAGGCTCATAGGGCCTGGATTAAGACCAGTAGATCCCAGTATTGTACATATCACCCTGAAGTTTCTGGGAGATGTTGATGAGGCACAACTACCAGAGATCATCACAGCTCTTAACAGACTGGATTGTCCGTCATTTAATTCAAAAATTTCCGGGGTGGGCGCTTTTCCAGGTATGAAGAATCCCAGGATAGTATGGTTGGGTGCAGCTGGTGATTATTCATGTCTTCACGGGCAATTGGAAGCATTGCTTTCAGAAATTGGTTTTAAAAAAGAGCCACGTAAGTTCATTCCGCACGCGACTCTTGCCAGAGTCACATATCTACCTGTTCCCCGAAAGAAAGAACTCATCTCTGTAATAGATCCTCTCAGGGATTTTGATGTGGGCCTGATGAGAGTGCATACTGTGAAGCTCAAGAAAAGTACTCTGACTCCACAGGGCCCCATCTATGAGACCCTGCATGAGATTGATCTGTCCTGA
- the mmcA gene encoding methanogenesis multiheme c-type cytochrome, whose protein sequence is MKANFLFVIAILMLFISGVYAYIGYSGNEVMAAHYMTDQKWSDSVCMGCHLKVKDEVAGSFHVQQDLAEWSSLRGQGVMLSDMDKDTWLSVYGPLHPGGGDLEEYGADVDCMVCHEQHGLYDYQARVESIASRDIAGAKGAAIEAASKKAQQDPLYVSSYVLNILTPLPIVTEIHDNVNAGPRKEQCSSTCHQGEAVTGAVTWMAANSSEYDVHASVNCVECHATEEHQVGRRIPLDSTHDDHVAVKSCDAQGCHAGISHGGMVDAHLETIECETCHIPLLPGGNVTGVTPINGFNWENGVLEETYHESDFTPTLAWSKGIYNEKLPVVASKDEEGVKLNTFNSIKGVWWDEGLDRDVLNYPDNSSSLGNPIPPAAVKAADSNGDGIVTSSEISSYDGDLNKQPDYPNAVLRSVDLLYQISHNIAGNDVGMASPLQCNDCHGASSSEELQRIHFAEEQPNCTQCHDITPAINWKLLGYDKDPAGNATPTTEILVTIPGQKPLEIEREPAFKE, encoded by the coding sequence ATGAAAGCTAATTTTCTCTTTGTCATTGCTATTTTAATGCTTTTCATATCCGGTGTTTATGCTTACATAGGATATAGCGGAAATGAAGTCATGGCAGCTCATTATATGACGGATCAGAAATGGTCTGATAGTGTGTGCATGGGGTGTCATTTAAAGGTAAAAGATGAAGTTGCCGGATCTTTCCATGTACAACAGGACCTTGCTGAATGGTCTTCTCTAAGAGGCCAGGGTGTTATGTTGAGTGACATGGATAAAGATACGTGGTTAAGCGTTTACGGTCCATTGCACCCGGGCGGTGGAGATCTTGAGGAATATGGTGCAGATGTGGACTGCATGGTCTGTCACGAACAGCACGGCTTATATGATTATCAGGCGCGCGTTGAAAGCATCGCTTCCAGGGATATTGCCGGTGCAAAAGGAGCTGCAATTGAAGCGGCCAGCAAAAAAGCACAGCAAGATCCTCTATATGTGTCAAGTTATGTTTTGAACATTCTTACTCCTCTTCCTATAGTTACTGAGATACACGATAATGTTAATGCGGGTCCCCGAAAGGAACAATGTAGCAGTACCTGCCATCAGGGTGAAGCTGTTACCGGTGCAGTTACATGGATGGCTGCTAACTCTTCTGAATATGATGTCCATGCAAGTGTAAATTGTGTGGAATGCCATGCAACAGAGGAGCACCAGGTCGGCCGCAGAATTCCTCTTGATTCCACACATGATGATCATGTGGCAGTAAAGAGCTGTGATGCACAAGGCTGTCATGCAGGTATCTCTCACGGAGGTATGGTTGATGCTCACCTTGAAACAATTGAATGTGAAACATGTCACATACCTCTGTTGCCAGGAGGCAATGTTACAGGTGTAACTCCAATAAACGGGTTCAACTGGGAGAATGGAGTTCTTGAAGAAACATACCATGAATCTGATTTCACACCAACGCTTGCCTGGTCAAAGGGGATATATAATGAAAAACTGCCTGTGGTGGCTAGTAAAGATGAAGAAGGTGTGAAACTTAACACTTTCAATTCGATTAAGGGTGTATGGTGGGATGAAGGTTTGGACCGGGATGTTCTGAACTATCCGGATAACAGTTCTTCACTGGGCAACCCGATACCTCCGGCTGCAGTTAAGGCAGCAGATTCTAACGGTGATGGTATTGTCACATCCTCTGAGATAAGCTCTTATGATGGTGATCTTAACAAACAGCCTGATTATCCAAATGCAGTTCTCAGGAGTGTTGACCTCCTTTACCAGATAAGTCATAACATTGCAGGCAATGATGTTGGTATGGCTAGTCCACTGCAATGTAATGACTGCCACGGTGCCTCATCCTCCGAAGAGCTTCAAAGGATACACTTTGCAGAGGAGCAGCCAAATTGTACTCAATGTCATGATATCACACCTGCCATTAACTGGAAGCTGTTGGGGTATGATAAGGATCCCGCAGGAAACGCTACTCCTACTACAGAGATCCTTGTGACCATACCCGGGCAAAAACCGCTTGAAATAGAGAGGGAACCAGCATTTAAGGAGTGA